The following coding sequences lie in one Desulfovibrio aminophilus DSM 12254 genomic window:
- the fbp gene encoding class 1 fructose-bisphosphatase, producing the protein MAPQITVTEHLLLHQKKTPTATGRFTRLFNEIILSAKIISREVTKAGLVDVLGFTGDTNVQGEEVRKLDEYANRVLIHRLSRCGVLCAMASEENADVIEIAAGLPVGEYILIFDPLDGSSNIDANVSIGTIFSILRRKTPVEGPLLSSDVLQKGAEQVAAGYIVYGSSTMLVFTTGDGVHGFTLDPGVGEFLLSHPNIRIPEQGRIYSVNEGYQHYWDEATRKVMEHFKDSEGARRKPYSLRYIGSLVADFHRNLLYGGVFLYPADSRDPKKPGGKLRLMCEANPLSMVVEQAGGLATDGVRRILDIEPEHLHQRVPLVIGSRDDVLKIKEIYESFS; encoded by the coding sequence ATGGCTCCCCAGATCACCGTCACCGAACATCTGCTGCTGCATCAGAAAAAGACCCCCACGGCCACCGGCCGTTTCACCCGGTTGTTCAACGAGATCATCCTTTCGGCCAAGATCATCTCCCGCGAGGTGACCAAGGCCGGATTGGTGGACGTGCTGGGCTTCACCGGCGACACCAACGTCCAGGGCGAGGAGGTCCGCAAGCTCGACGAATACGCCAATCGCGTGCTCATCCACCGTCTGTCCCGCTGCGGCGTGCTCTGCGCCATGGCCTCGGAGGAGAACGCGGACGTCATCGAGATCGCGGCCGGTCTGCCCGTGGGCGAGTACATTCTCATCTTCGACCCCCTGGACGGCTCTTCGAACATTGACGCCAACGTGAGCATCGGCACCATCTTCTCCATCCTGCGCCGCAAGACGCCGGTGGAGGGTCCGCTGCTTTCCAGCGACGTGCTCCAGAAGGGCGCTGAACAGGTGGCCGCCGGGTACATCGTCTACGGCTCCTCGACCATGCTCGTGTTCACCACCGGCGACGGGGTGCATGGCTTCACCCTGGACCCGGGCGTGGGCGAGTTCCTGCTCTCCCATCCGAACATCCGCATCCCCGAGCAGGGCCGGATCTATTCCGTGAACGAGGGCTACCAGCACTACTGGGACGAGGCCACGCGCAAGGTCATGGAGCACTTCAAGGACTCCGAGGGCGCGCGCCGCAAGCCCTACAGCCTGCGCTACATCGGCTCCCTGGTTGCCGACTTCCACCGCAATCTGCTCTACGGCGGCGTCTTCCTCTATCCGGCGGACAGCCGCGATCCCAAGAAGCCCGGCGGCAAGCTGCGTCTCATGTGCGAAGCCAACCCCCTGTCCATGGTCGTGGAGCAGGCCGGCGGCTTGGCCACCGACGGGGTGCGCCGCATCCTGGACATCGAGCCCGAACACCTGCACCAGCGCGTGCCCCTGGTCATCGGTTCCCGCGACGACGTGCTCAAGATCAAGGAAATCTACGAGTCCTTTTCCTGA
- the trxA gene encoding thioredoxin, which produces MAIQVTDANFQDEVLKCDLPVLVDFWAPWCGPCRAMGPVIDELAGEYTGQVKICKMNVDENSATPSKYGIRAIPTLILFKGGEVLDQTTGAVSKSSIKEMLSKKALG; this is translated from the coding sequence ATGGCGATTCAGGTGACCGACGCCAACTTCCAGGACGAAGTGCTGAAGTGCGATCTGCCCGTGCTGGTGGACTTCTGGGCGCCCTGGTGCGGCCCCTGCCGGGCCATGGGGCCGGTGATCGATGAGCTGGCCGGCGAATACACTGGGCAGGTCAAGATTTGCAAGATGAACGTTGACGAGAATTCTGCCACTCCGAGCAAATACGGCATCCGGGCCATTCCGACCCTGATTCTGTTCAAGGGCGGCGAGGTGCTGGACCAGACCACCGGCGCCGTGTCCAAGAGCAGCATCAAGGAAATGCTCTCCAAGAAGGCTCTGGGCTGA
- the tsaD gene encoding tRNA (adenosine(37)-N6)-threonylcarbamoyltransferase complex transferase subunit TsaD: MLCLGIESSCDETAVAVVSEGGLLAERLASQADMHALFGGVVPEIAAREHLSVLPVLCREALAEAGVAPADLNGVAVARGPGLLGCLLVGLSFAKGFCLGTGARLVGVNHLHAHLLAPGLEREMVFPALGLLVSGGHTHLYRMDSPGRFLLLGRTLDDAAGEAFDKVAKRLNFPYPGGRFLDELAREAEPDHDLFPRAYIDNDNLDFSFSGLKTAVVSHVDAHPGLRAARMTGPGEPGGEGGDRAALARVCASFNWAVSDTLRIKAERALDRERGIRALVVAGGVAANSGIRTAMGDLARRRGLELFLPSPRLCTDNAAMVAHAGFLSLSMGRRHGLDLEAVPRGRVVPEDWLQGTD; encoded by the coding sequence ATGCTCTGCCTCGGCATTGAATCCTCTTGCGACGAGACGGCCGTGGCCGTGGTCTCGGAGGGCGGGCTTCTGGCCGAACGTCTGGCCTCCCAGGCCGACATGCACGCCTTGTTCGGCGGCGTGGTCCCCGAGATCGCGGCCCGGGAACACCTGAGCGTGCTGCCCGTGCTCTGCCGAGAGGCCCTGGCCGAGGCCGGAGTCGCCCCGGCCGACCTGAACGGCGTGGCCGTGGCCAGGGGGCCCGGCCTGCTGGGCTGTCTGCTGGTGGGGCTTTCCTTCGCCAAGGGCTTCTGCCTCGGTACGGGCGCCCGGCTCGTGGGCGTGAACCATCTGCACGCCCATCTTCTCGCACCCGGGCTGGAACGGGAGATGGTCTTCCCGGCTCTGGGCCTGCTCGTCTCCGGCGGCCACACCCACCTTTATCGCATGGACTCGCCGGGCCGGTTCCTGCTCCTCGGCCGGACCCTGGACGACGCGGCCGGGGAGGCCTTCGACAAGGTGGCCAAGCGCCTCAATTTTCCCTATCCCGGCGGCCGGTTCCTGGACGAGTTGGCCCGGGAGGCGGAGCCGGATCACGATCTCTTTCCGCGCGCCTACATCGACAACGACAACCTGGATTTCAGCTTCAGCGGTCTGAAGACGGCCGTGGTCTCCCATGTGGACGCCCATCCCGGGCTGCGCGCCGCGCGCATGACCGGACCAGGGGAACCCGGCGGGGAGGGAGGGGACCGCGCGGCCCTGGCGCGGGTCTGCGCCTCCTTCAACTGGGCCGTATCCGATACTCTGCGCATCAAGGCCGAACGGGCCCTGGACCGCGAACGGGGAATCAGGGCGCTGGTGGTGGCGGGGGGCGTGGCCGCCAATTCCGGCATCCGCACGGCCATGGGTGATCTGGCCCGCCGGCGGGGGCTGGAGCTGTTCCTGCCCAGCCCGCGGCTATGCACGGACAACGCCGCCATGGTGGCCCACGCGGGATTCCTGTCCCTATCCATGGGCCGCCGTCACGGCCTGGATCTGGAAGCCGTGCCCAGGGGACGCGTCGTGCCCGAGGATTGGCTCCAAGGCACGGACTGA